Proteins co-encoded in one Novosphingobium sp. PP1Y genomic window:
- a CDS encoding MFS transporter: MEMPVQGDMPAVNEKPRLGFAGLWNISFGFFGIQIGFALQNANMSRVFQSLGSSIDDLPALWVAAPLTGLLVQPIVGHMSDRTWLGRFGRRRPYFLAGAILATIALLLMPESGGLLMAAMLLWMLDASLNISMEPFRAFVGDMLRKDQHTAGYAVQTAFIGAGAVVGSLFPYVLDHLGVSNTATDGGIPDTVRFSFWAGGAALLAAVLWTVLSTREYSPEEQTAFAETQEGESTATSQALAARSPLGGLVWIAAGVLVALAVSGWGLEKEVYLLAALLAAYGVAVIVAIRLARAGRSASMLAGIVGDFSGMPPIMKRLALVQFFSWSALFIMWINTTPVVAQYHFGSADPASAAYQEAGNWVGVLFSVYNGVAALAALLILPWLAGRIGKARTHALCLTAGAAGFAGFMLLRDPDALVLCEIGIGIAWASILAMPYAILASSLPQAKLGIFMGLFNVFVVLPQLLVATVMGSIMKAFFPGEPIWTMAFAAATLLVAAAGALRIGQET, from the coding sequence ATGGAGATGCCCGTGCAGGGAGACATGCCTGCGGTGAACGAAAAGCCCCGGCTTGGGTTTGCCGGACTGTGGAACATCAGCTTCGGCTTCTTCGGCATCCAGATCGGCTTCGCTCTCCAGAACGCAAACATGAGCCGGGTATTCCAGTCTTTGGGTTCCAGCATCGATGACCTCCCTGCCCTGTGGGTGGCCGCACCGCTTACCGGCCTGCTGGTTCAGCCGATCGTCGGACACATGTCCGACCGCACCTGGCTGGGCCGGTTCGGCCGTCGTCGTCCCTACTTCCTCGCCGGAGCGATCCTGGCGACCATCGCTCTCCTGCTCATGCCCGAAAGCGGCGGACTGCTCATGGCGGCGATGCTGCTGTGGATGCTCGATGCCAGCCTCAACATCTCGATGGAACCGTTCCGTGCCTTCGTCGGAGACATGTTGCGCAAGGACCAGCACACCGCCGGCTATGCAGTGCAGACTGCCTTCATCGGCGCTGGTGCGGTGGTGGGATCCTTGTTTCCCTACGTCCTCGATCACCTCGGCGTTTCGAATACGGCGACAGACGGCGGAATCCCCGACACCGTGCGCTTCAGCTTCTGGGCCGGCGGCGCGGCGCTGCTGGCCGCCGTGCTGTGGACCGTGCTCAGCACGCGCGAATATTCACCGGAGGAACAGACCGCCTTTGCCGAAACGCAGGAAGGTGAATCCACGGCAACGTCACAGGCGCTGGCAGCGCGCAGCCCGCTCGGCGGACTGGTCTGGATTGCCGCAGGCGTACTTGTCGCGCTCGCAGTAAGCGGGTGGGGCCTGGAAAAGGAAGTCTACCTGCTCGCGGCCCTGCTGGCAGCCTACGGCGTCGCGGTTATCGTCGCGATCCGACTGGCGCGTGCCGGTCGTTCCGCCTCCATGCTGGCGGGAATTGTCGGTGACTTCTCGGGCATGCCTCCGATCATGAAGCGCCTCGCACTGGTGCAGTTCTTCAGCTGGTCGGCCCTGTTCATCATGTGGATCAACACGACACCGGTGGTTGCCCAGTATCATTTCGGATCTGCAGACCCTGCAAGCGCGGCCTATCAGGAGGCAGGCAACTGGGTCGGCGTGCTGTTCTCCGTCTATAACGGCGTCGCGGCACTGGCTGCCCTGCTCATCCTGCCTTGGCTTGCAGGTCGTATCGGCAAGGCGCGGACCCACGCCCTGTGCCTGACGGCGGGTGCGGCCGGCTTTGCCGGCTTCATGCTGCTGCGCGATCCCGATGCGCTGGTCCTGTGCGAAATCGGCATCGGCATTGCCTGGGCCTCGATCCTCGCAATGCCTTACGCGATCCTCGCCAGCAGCCTGCCGCAGGCCAAGCTCGGCATATTCATGGGTCTGTTCAACGTCTTCGTGGTTCTGCCCCAGTTGCTGGTGGCCACCGTCATGGGCTCGATCATGAAAGCCTTCTTCCCGGGCGAGCCGATCTGGACGATGGCCTTCGCCGCCGCCACGCTGCTGGTCGCCGCTGCCGGAGCGCTGCGGATCGGCCAGGAAACCTAG
- a CDS encoding LacI family DNA-binding transcriptional regulator: MGRKPSNRPTSFDIAYRAGVSQPTVSRALRGSKSVSAATRARIEEIARELNYSVDKNASSLRTQRSNTIALLFFEEQTPDDSKINPFFLSMLGSITRQCAHRGLDLLISFQKMEDDWHVRYQDSHRADGLILLGYGDYTLYESRLEQLVGQGTHFVRWGSVDDDNIGATVGSDNLGAGKLAGEHLLGLGRNKIAFLGQADEHYPEFADRYRGLCMALEAAGIAPDPALKRNVISHEELGGEAMASIIASGVPFDAVFAASDLIAIGAMKALAAAGLCVPEDVAVMGFDDLPAASMTNPPLTTVMQDLRSAGELLVDTLVAQIEDSPPPPRQIGTRLIPRKSTTG, from the coding sequence GTGGGACGCAAGCCGAGCAACCGACCGACGAGTTTCGACATCGCCTATCGCGCCGGTGTATCCCAGCCCACCGTCAGTCGCGCATTGCGTGGCAGCAAGTCCGTAAGCGCCGCCACACGCGCCCGGATCGAGGAGATCGCCCGCGAACTCAACTACTCGGTCGACAAGAACGCATCCTCGCTGCGCACCCAGCGTTCGAACACGATCGCGCTGCTCTTCTTCGAGGAACAGACCCCCGACGATTCCAAGATCAACCCCTTCTTCCTCTCGATGCTGGGGTCGATCACGCGCCAATGCGCCCATCGCGGCCTCGACCTGCTGATCTCGTTCCAGAAGATGGAGGACGACTGGCACGTGCGCTATCAGGACAGCCACCGTGCCGACGGCCTGATCCTGCTCGGCTACGGCGACTACACCCTCTATGAAAGCCGACTGGAACAACTTGTCGGACAAGGCACGCATTTCGTGCGCTGGGGTTCTGTGGACGACGACAACATCGGCGCGACCGTGGGATCTGACAATCTCGGCGCGGGCAAGCTTGCGGGCGAACACCTGCTCGGCCTGGGCCGGAACAAGATCGCATTTCTGGGACAGGCGGACGAACACTATCCCGAATTCGCGGATCGCTACCGCGGCCTGTGTATGGCGCTCGAAGCGGCCGGAATAGCGCCTGACCCGGCGCTCAAGCGCAATGTCATCAGCCATGAGGAACTGGGCGGCGAGGCGATGGCCTCTATCATCGCAAGCGGCGTCCCCTTCGATGCCGTCTTCGCCGCCAGCGACCTCATCGCCATCGGCGCGATGAAGGCACTTGCAGCGGCAGGCCTCTGCGTTCCCGAAGACGTGGCAGTTATGGGTTTCGACGACCTGCCGGCAGCCAGCATGACCAATCCTCCGCTGACTACGGTGATGCAGGACCTGCGCAGCGCGGGGGAACTCCTGGTCGATACGCTGGTAGCCCAGATCGAGGACTCCCCCCCTCCGCCCCGCCAGATCGGCACCCGGCTGATCCCGCGCAAAAGCACGACGGGGTGA